In Fusarium oxysporum Fo47 chromosome XI, complete sequence, the following are encoded in one genomic region:
- a CDS encoding uncharacterized protein (expressed protein) produces the protein MPTDAPATRRQATSPNNESLRLKKRESDRKAQRISRERTKSRIAYLEDLVQKLSSGDDNGKTLSLMAQLSEVTEQRDSLVRFLDSTSSSLTKRLSDAKNWESRTSPEEQPQVQPSVSGTIYREFPALLPDLVETFPADNELGLFSPDFARTFPTPKDRALDSDQTCINQEFGTEQDHLLPPATYSVSHGYSVVNAIPAASASASDQKSHCDCTSSETRRLSDGSVVSRNIWQAGNQALKDPSLLSASMLELEHNASDDVPIRVVLYGWDHLAQSGKMTLLWKRIRHLDEICFSACGQVERLAVIHMVHRYMRAYANPTSANTTILPRWYMKSTSSQDSSGHPAVDYLAWPSLRRQFIDYPHRYCSNLFWHMFGEHLRISWPYEFRDAYIINVGLGRYSLSSLFRDTISNLGSWAMHSDFFYHFPALAQDVPKFQQDSLPVTIHSLRFQPNSLGYLSQSRTPSHQGTLKDTRGTISDASKDGEDDQGWSCDPNSGHYNWFLDDL, from the exons ATGCCCACGGACGCCCCTGCCACCCGGCGACAAGCTACGTCGCCCAATAACGAGTCCCTGAGGCTCAAGAAAAGGGAGTCAGACCGCAAGGCCCAGCGCATCTCACGCGAGAGGACCAAGAGCCGCATCGCCTatctcgaggatcttgtTCAGAAGCTGAGCAGCGGAGATGATAACGGCAAGACCTTATCATTAATGGCCCAACTGTCAGAGGTAACGGAGCAGCGGGACTCGCTGGTTCGCTTTCTTGATTCCACATCCTCGTCCTTGACTAAGCGTCTCTCCGATGCGAAGAACTGGGAGAGCAGGACTTCACCCGAGGAGCAGCCTCAAGTACAGCCAAGCGTATCTGGTACTATTTACAGGGAATTCCCTGCGTTGCTACCGGACTTGGTGGAGACTTTTCCGGCCGACAATGAGCTTGGTCTGTTTTCGCCTGACTTCGCTAGGACCTTCCCGACCCCAAAGGACAGAGCATTAGACAGCGACCAGACATGTATTAACCAAGAGTTCGGGACAGAGCAAGATCACCTCCTGCCTCCAGCTACGTACAGTGTATCGCATGGCTACTCCGTTGTTAACGCGATTCCAGCCGCGTCAGCGTCAGCATCAGATCAGAAATCCCATTGCGATTGTACTTCCTCAGAAACAAGGCGGCTCTCGGATGGATCAGTGGTTAGCCGAAACATATGGCAAGCGGGCAACCAGGCCTTAAAGGACCCTTCACTCCTATCGGCCTCGATGCTTGAGCTAGAACACAACGCCAGTGATGATGTCCCAATACGCGTTGTGCTTTATGGCTGGGATCATCTTGCGCAGTCGGGGAAAATGACATTACTTTGGAAGAGGATTCGGCACCTCGACGAGATTTGCTTTTCTGCTTGTGGCCAGGTAGAGCGTCTTGCCGTGATTCACATGGTTCACCGCTACATGCGCGCCTACGCCAACCCAACATCAGCCAACACTACCATTTTGCCGCGATGGTATATGAAATC TACGTCATCACAGGATAGCTCTGGCCATCCGGCCGTTGACTACCTTGCCTG GCCGTCCCTACGCCGTCAATTTATAGACTACCCGCATCGATACTGTAGTAACCTATTCTGGCACATGTTTGGAGAGCACCTGCGGATCTCATGGCCCTACGAATTCCGTGATGCATATATCATCAACGTAGGACTCGGTAGGTATAGCCTTTCGTCCCTATTCAGGGACACGATCTCCAATCTCGGCTCTTGGGCCATGCATTCGGATTTTTTCTACCATTTCCCTGCACTTGCTCAGGACGTGCCCAAGTTCCAGCAAGATAGTCTTCCCGTTACTATTCATTCTTTGCGTTTTCAGCCCAACTCATTAGGGTACCTGTCTCAAAGTCGAACTCCGTCACATCAGGGCACTCTTAAGGATACGCGTGGCACAATTTCTGATGCTTCTAAGGATGGTGAGGACGATCAGGGATGGAGTTGCGATCCTAACTCTGGGCATTATAACTGGTTTTTGGACGACCTTTAG
- a CDS encoding heterokaryon incompatibility protein-domain-containing protein: MRLLNIHNWTLKEFISDNEVPPYAILSHTWDENEVNFQQWESMATSSIMVADINKMEGYQKIKKFGQEAANNGFDWVWVDTCCIDKKSSAELSEAINAMFRWYRNAQVCYVYLQDVLWSTDERTIGERLLPSRWFTRGWTLQELVAPLEVDFYSTDWKKIGTKDDLCGPLSSITGIDEHILKGGDLDSVSVARRMSWASGRNTSRVEDTAYCLLGIFDVNIPLIYGEGWKAFQRLQVAVMNTTHDQSLFAWGKLVTCPAELIDKSQQLGTKPIPWKAPHDRQPLLGLFADSPADFKESADIWPVDHGYAHHHGRRNPPAMVNKGVLINLVIYKEFASVAYWDDPAITQPHNLELAVLLCRFGSKGSKLIGLVLYSWGDDYYSRTNEIVPVDLFVSHMRFKAWTRQRHLLPFRPFQLCNGDILFRRWMSPINTSWVERPNTASGPAWRQRCGDRVLRIERDADGDEEESFMFKISKTKGFAVTFKRTTKSFDPMGPLLIGVSPFTSGGANAIMHKAKGNILVDRVAKHGKPFDTPAYSHIMEQPIATWDIMIEDLPSMYVKVERMPLDSGKGGAVDVVDFIIQADGPLAK, from the exons ATGAGGCTCTTAAATATTCATAACTGGACGCTGAAAGAATTTATATCTGATAACGAAGTGCCGCCCTATGCTATATTATCGCATACTTGGGACGAAAATGAGGTCAATTTCCAGCAGTGGGAGAGTATGGCCACCTCGAGTATCATGGTCGcagacatcaacaagatggaaGGTTACCAGAAAATCAAGAAGTTCGGCCAGGAAGCAGCTAACAATGGGTTCGACTGGGTGTGGGTCGATAC GTGCTGTATCGATAAAAAGAGTAGCGCTGAGCTGAGTGAGGCTATTAACGCAATGTTCCGGTGGTACAGGAACGCTCAAGTATGTTATGTTTACTTGCAAGATGTTCTCTGGTCTACAGATGAAAGAACTATTGGCGAACGATTACTCCCCTCCCGCTGGTTTACCCGAGGATGGACGTTACAGGAACTAGTTGCCCCTCTTGAAGTTGACTTTTACTCCACTGACTGGAAAAAGATCGGGACTAAAGACGATCTTTGTGGCCCACTTTCGTCTATCACTGGAATAGATGAACATATTCTCAAAGGTGGAGATTTGGACAGTGTCAGCGTGGCAAGGAGgatgtcttgggcttctggCCGGAACACTTCCCGCGTAGAAGACACTGCCTACTGCTTATTAGGTATCTTCGATGTTAATATTCCTCTTATATACGGGGAAGGCTGGAAAGCTTTTCAAAGGCTTCAGGTAGCTGTCATGAACACCACACACGACCAATCCTTGTTTGCATGGGGTAAGCTCGTTACATGCCCCGCTGAACTGATCGATAAAAGTCAGCAACTGGGCACAAAGCCCATCCCATGGAAGGCCCCCCATGACAGGCAACCACTCCTGGGGCTCTTTGCTGATTCTCCAGCCGATTTCAAGGAATCCGCTGACATATGGCCGGTGGACCATGGGTATGCACACCACCATGGCCGACGAAACCCACCAGCTATGGTTAATAAAGGtgtcctcatcaaccttgtaATCTACAAGGAGTTTGCCTCTGTTGCATACTGGGACGATCCAGCCATTACTCAACCTCACAACCTCGAGCTTGCTGTTCTGCTCTGTCGTTTCGGAAGCAAAGGAAGCAAGCTTATCGGGCTGGTTTTATACTCTTGGGGAGACGACTATTACTCGCGCACGAACGAAATTGTACCTGTGGATTTGTTTGTGAGCCATATGCGTTTTAAAGCTTGGACACGTCAACGCCACCTTCTACCCTTCAGACCATTTCAACTTTGCAATGGTGACATTCTGTTCCGACGCTGGATGTCCCCAATCAACACCAGTTGGGTAGAAAGGCCGAATACAGCCAGCGGTCCGGCGTGGCGTCAAAGATGCGGCGACAGGGTTCTCCGCATTGAGAGAGATGCCGATGGCGACGAAGAAGAATCTTTCATGTTTAAGATAAGCAAGACTAAAGGGTTTGCCGTTACTTTCAAGAGGACAACTAAATCCTTTGACCCTATGGGGCCACTTTTGATTGGTGTTTCTCCTTTTACATCTGGGGGAGCAAATGCTATTATGCATAAGGCCAAGGGCAATATCCTAGTCGACCGGGTAGCGAAACATGGTAAGCCATTCGATACTCCAGCATACAGCCATATCATGGAGCAGCCAATTGCAACTTGGGACATAATGATTGAAGACCTCCCTAGTATGTACGTCAAGGTTGAAAGAATGCCGCTGGATAGTGGAAAGGGTGGAGCGGTTGATGTGGTAGATTTCATAATTCAAGCGGATGGGCCATTAGCGAAATAG
- a CDS encoding alpha-1,3-mannosyltransferase CMT1 — protein sequence MPVKLQLLAIPLIALAIITWSLWSQKHHFATYYSVPTGQHLHDKLHREDSRITVSDGDTLPAANISAYLKAIFYHQSAGLPSFQCPRINATRYNSLTNSPGPSNPSIRYYLALDLRENLILLPRLIGSVVEAIQFLGPQHCMLSIVEGNSPDGTGDVLSALGSHLETLGITYVFQSSPIDPTKTKRISSLAALRNLALQPLFEHRNQVTRDTTIIFSNDVTACPDDILELVYQRKSLTADMSCAMDWNLENPRFYDVWISRAMNGDSFLDVPDGDWGNTSELFWNAKETRARFDAKRPFQVFSCWNGAAVFSAQPIIKGLRFRAPKRNECPQGEPQLFCKDMWYRGYGKIAVVPSINLEYKLEMGRKLKEKMGFTSDIVSEQDPDGDHIEWQPDPPAKVKCIAEWDDQYWVPWNESLL from the exons ATGCCTGTGAAACTACAGCTGCTGGCGATACCACTCATCGCTCTCGCTATAATTACTTGGTCCTTATGGTCACAAAAGCACCATTTCGCTACGTACTATTCCGTGCCGACAGGTCAGCACCTACATGACAAGTTGCATAGGGAGGATTCACGAATCACTGTATCAGACG GTGATACCCTTCCGGCAGCGAACATCTCGGCCTACCTCAAGGCCATCTTTTACCACCAGTCAGCCGGGCTTCCAAGCTTCCAGTGTCCACGTATAAATGCAACCCGATACAACTCTCTTACCAACTCGCCGGGGCCATCAAACCCTAGTATCAGATATTATCTGGCGCTTGATCTACGAGAAAATCTGATCCTCCTGCCTCGTCTTATTGGGAGTGTCGTAGAAGCCATCCAGTTTCTTGGCCCTCAACATTGCATGCTATCCATCGTTGAGGGCAACTCTCCTGACGGCACTGGCGACGTTCTGTCGGCTCTTGGATCTCACCTTGAAACTCTTGGGATAACCTATGTTTTTCAGTCATCGCCCATCGATCCCACCAAGACTAAGCGCATTTCGAGTCTCGCAGCGTTGCGCAACCTGGCGCTGCAACCTTTGTTCGAGCATCGCAATCAAGTCACCAGAGATACCACTATCATCTTCTCGAACGACGTGACAGCATGCCCAGATGacatccttgagcttgtaTACCAGAGGAAATCCCTTACGGCTGACATGTCCTGCGCAATGGACTGGAACCTCGAGAATCCAAGGTTCTATGATGTTTGGATCTCTCGGGCCATGAACGGCGACTCATTCCTGGACGTTCCTGATGGTGACTGGGGAAACACTTCAGAGCTATTTTGGAATGCGAAAGAAACTCGAGCCCGATTTGATGCGAAACGGCCATTTCAAGTATTCTCTTGTTGGAACGGCGCCGCAGTGTTTAGTGCTCAGCCAATTATTAAAGGTCTGCGCTTCAGGGCCCCAAAAAGAAATGAATGCCCGCAGGGTGAGCCACAGTTGTTCTGCAAAGATATGTGGTACCGCGGATATGGGAAGATTGCAGTTGTGCCATCCATCAACCTTGAGTACAAACTTGAAATGGGGAGAAAACTTAAAGAAAAGATGGGCTTCACGTCGGATATTGTCTCAGAACAGGATCCAGATGGAGACCATATCGAGTGGCAGCCAGATCCTCCGGCCAAGGTTAAGTGTATCGCAGAATGGGATGATCAGTATTGGGTACCATGGAATGAATCGTTATtgtaa
- a CDS encoding fungal-specific transcription factor domain-containing protein: MPGRGAAMTRHDQPYPVSSKPSAPPSLHFSFSSSRSIIDRNLPTHVLNIYDGVPLPNQAFGVCKAPLQELTTQNMNPAIVSSAKRGPSSDRQYDEHAKKSKISQANPEVDSINLSSILLLPSPGIQIGSSSSATISEDKPHAGLQAMPVLEQKVLEESVLNAFEYSDNVIVLGEKIFPVPIGSEINSFLKFKRAHPNSGGRAHALTYPQRTIPTCWNVAVQKPSDRTLLAFYCPGIRSAILCLAAVHLHDHTPDKENGDRVIHNYAFGYRAIQLHKRTVAYLRDLLNCKQDGSPIEILSLLIILSTIDALRIEHQTKAPFEPAWYQGLRLAEKYLDNMGQKPAFLEEECWNQKIPKRIRDTLPFNFRESPPTSPQHPQPTSLHISQAVLVARGIILTQASSEDVWTIHGGCGTSPKLLHIMSQINYCATRFHQDNRSIVVPLTAKKLLQLLYELKSTESAESSIDSTTKVIEQTAYAWLLTAIIYLRCRVQRYPPSHRYVRRHLAALAKCIQAVPASGLFFTANAPILPVFILGLLSVKNRGVAQDWFETVLQVPVRSTVPPIYEALKRTWEWKQIWPSAKNLPRLIQEREPWWEKLVDRLLIETGGMLCFM; encoded by the exons ATGCCCGGTCGTGGCGCCGCCATGACCAGGCATGACCAG CCCTATCCAGTATCAAGCAAACCATCAGCCCCTCCCTCATTACAtttctcattctcttctAGCCGCTCCATCATCGACCGAAACTTGCCAACACATGTTTTAAATATCTACGATGGAGTCCCTTTGCCAA ATCAAGCATTCGGGGTTTGCAAAGCTCCGCTTCAGGAGTTGACTACCCAAAATATGAACCCGGCCATCGTCTCTTCAGCCAAACGTGGGCCATCTAGCGATCGTCAGTATGACGAACATgcaaagaagtcaaagatTTCCCAAGCAAATCCTGAAGTAGACTCCATCAACTTGAGttctatcttattattaccGAGCCCTGGTATACAGATTGGCTCAAGCAGTTCGGCTACCATATCAGAGGATAAGCCGCATGCCGGCTTGCAGGCAATGCCAGTACTCGAGCAAAAGGTATTAGAAGAGTCTGTGCTTAACGCCTTTGAATACAGCGACAATGTTATCGTATTGGGAGAGAAAATATTCCCTGTACCGATAGGTAGCGAAATCAACAGTTTTCTCAAGTTCAAACGCGCCCACCCCAATTCGGGAGGAAGAGCTCATGCTCTCACATATCCCCAACGAACCATACCAACCTGTTGGAACGTGGCAGTCCAAAAGCCGTCAGATCGGACCTTGCTAGCCTTCT ATTG TCCGGGAATCCGATCGGCTATTCTATGCCTTGCTGCTGTGCATCTTCACGACCATACCCCGGACAAAGAAAATGGGGATCGAGTGATCCACAACTATGCATTCGGCTATAGAGCCATCCAATTACACAAGCGCACTGTTGCATACCTCCGCGACCTCCTCAACTGCAAGCAAGACGGATCACCTATCGAGATCTTATCATTACTGATAATTCTTTCCACTATAGAT GCCCTCCGGATCGAGCATCAAACGAAGGCTCCTTTTGAGCCAGCATGGTATCAGGGATTAAGGCTGGCGGAAAAGTACCTCGATAACATGGGGCAGAAACCCGCTTTCTTGGAGGAAGAATGCTGGAATCAGAAGATTCCAAAGCGTATAAGAGACACCTTGCCGTTCAACTTTAGGGAGTCCCCACCAACGAGCCCTCAGCACCCCCAGCCGACAAGCCTTCACATCTCTCAGGCCGTCTTGGTTGCTCGGGGAATCATCCTCACGCAG GCTTCATCTGAGGATGTCTGGACAATCCATGGAGGATGCGGCACTTCACCGAAACTACTGCATATCATGAGTCAGATTAATTACTGTGCCACAAGGTTTCATCAGGATAACCGAAGTATTGTGGTGCCCCTGACAGCAAAGAAATTACTCCAGCTGCTATATGAGCTAAAATCCACCGAGTCGGCCGAGTCTTCTATTGACTCCACTACGAAGGTGATCGAACAAACAGCTTATGCTTGGCTTCTCACCGCGATCATCTACCTTCGATGCCGAGTGCAGAG GTACCCCCCGAGTCACCGATATGTGAGAAGGCATTTAGCAGCCCTAGCCAAATGCATACAAGCAGTCCCAGCATCTGGACTATTTTTCACGGCAAATGCCCCTATTCTCCCTGTATTCATACTTGGTTTATTGTCTGTAAAGAATAGAGGAGTTGCGCAAGACTGGTTTGAGACGGTACTTCAAGTGCCGGTTAGAAGT ACTGTTCCCCCTATCTACGAAGCTCTGAAGCGAACCTGGGAATGGAAACAGATATGGCCTTCAGCTAAAAACCTACCTCGTCTAATCCAAGAAAGAGAGCCTTGGTGGGAGAAGCTGGTTGATCGACTTCTTATTGAGACGGGAGGCATGCTATGTTTTATGTAA